Proteins encoded within one genomic window of Onychostoma macrolepis isolate SWU-2019 chromosome 11, ASM1243209v1, whole genome shotgun sequence:
- the r3hdm4 gene encoding R3H domain-containing protein 4: MVLLNSNSNEEQDLILNEPRCSSLPSSPAKRVSPAKKKQFFINQAIRNSDLTPRAKGKKSLRRQENTRFLDNLLERDECSKEDGEGHETALPSIFTEACTNGNYMEYWSDFMNRSGEEQERLLALLEEEAQRTHSDKSHKDQREVNPAFSAQECFQRIDRRLRATLRRRQIPMGVLEGLESDLLGFFMAHPHSIYITKLSNSYERLLLHAICQYMDLTSASSDCDGARQTEVVNKQEEFLPPQPLLSAYLEQLS, from the exons ATGGTTTTGTTAAATAGCAATAGCAATGAGGAACAGGATTTaat CCTAAATGAGCCGCGCTGCTCATCTCTACCCAGCTCTCCTGCAAAACGTGTTTCTCCAGCCAAAAAGAAGCAGTTTTTTATTAACCAGGCCATTCGTAACTCTGACCTCACTCCCAGAGCCAAGGGCAAGAAGAGTCTGAGACGACAGGAAAACA CTCGATTTCTGGACAATCTTTTGGAACGGGACGAGTGCTCTAAAGAGGATGGTGAAGGACATGAAACAGCCTTGCCCTCCATCTTCACTGAGGCCTGTACCAATGGAAACTATATGGAG TACTGGAGTGATTTTATGAATCGTTCTGGGGAGGAACAAGAGCGACTATTGGCTCTGCTGGAGGAGGAGGCCCAGAGGACCCACTCTGACAAGAGCCATAAAGACCAAAGAGAAG TAAATCCTGCCTTCAGTGCTCAGGAATGTTTTCAGAGAATTGATCGGCGGCTACGTGCAACGCTGAGACGCAGACAGATCCCCATG GGAGTGTTGGAGGGTCTGGAGTCCGATCTGCTGGGATTCTTCATGGCACATCCACACTCAATTTACATTACCAAACTCAGCAACAG TTATGAGCGACTGCTGCTTCATGCTATCTGCCAGTACATGGATCTGACCTCTGCTA GCTCTGACTGTGATGGTGCTCGACAGACTGAGGTGGTCAACAAACAGGAAGAGTTCCTCCCTCCGCAGCCTCTGCTCTCTGCTTACCTGGAGCAGTTGAGCTGA
- the abhd6a gene encoding monoacylglycerol lipase ABHD6 isoform X1, with the protein MDLDVVNMFIIAGGTLAIPILAFVASFLLWPAALIKVYHWYWRRRLGMQVDFAEYEGYRFCYSHRGNPGTRPSVLMLHGFSAHKDMWLGVVKFLPKNVHLVCVDMPGHEGTTRTSAVDYSIEGQVKRIHQFVKSIGLNKKPFHLIGTSMGGSVAGVYAARHPSDLCGVTLICPAGLEYPTESKFVQHLRELEKTQNSDGIPLIPSTPEEMEEMLKLCSYVRFKIPKQILQGLVDVRIPNNDFYRECFMELVGEKSRHSLHENMNLISTPLQVIWGKNDQVLDVSGASVLAKAIPGSQVHLLDNCGHSVVMERPRKSAQLIMDFIIAQQNAGINSTKKLS; encoded by the exons ATGGATTTGGACGTGGTGAACATGTTTATCATTGCCGGAGGGACGCTGGCAATCCCCATCTTGGCTTTTGTAGCCTCCTTCCTGCTCTGGCCTGCAGCTCTCATTAAAGTTTATCACTG GTATTGGCGCAGAAGGCTGGGAATGCAGGTGGATTTTGCTGAATATGAAGGATATCGCTTCTGTTACTCACACAGAGGGAATCCAGGCACCCGTCCTTCCGTTCTCATGTTACACGGCTTCTCTGCACACAAAGACATGTGGCTTGGTGTGGTCAAG TTTCTTCCTAAAAATGTGCACTTGGTGTGTGTTGACATGCCAGGACATGAGGGTACGACACGCAccagtgctgtggattattccATCGAGGGCCAAGTCAAACGGATACATCAG tttgtgaaGAGCATCGGATTGAACAAAAAGCCTTTCCATCTGATCGGCACGTCCATGGGAGGAAGTGTGGCTGGAGTTTATGCTGCCCGTCACCCGTCTGATCTCTGCGGCGTCACACTCATCTGTCCAGCAG GTCTCGAGTATCCCACTGAAAGTAAGTTTGTTCAGCATTTGAGGGAACTGGAGAAAACTCAGAACAGTGACGGGATCCCGCTGATACCCTCCACTCCAGAGGAGATGGAGGAGATGCTCAAACTATGTTCATATGTGCGCTTTAAGATCCCTAAACAG ATTCTTCAAGGACTGGTTGACGTTCGTATTCCTAACAATGATTTCTACCGCGAGT GTTTTATGGAGCTTGTCGGAGAAAAATCCAGACACTCTTTACATGAGAACATGAATCTCATTTCGACTCCTCTACAAGTTATTTGGGGGAAGAACGACCAG GTACTAGATGTGTCCGGGGCTTCAGTTCTGGCAAAGGCTATTCCAGGATCTCAGGTTCATCTGCTAGACAACTGTGGTCATTC